Proteins encoded by one window of Cyclobacteriaceae bacterium:
- a CDS encoding ABC transporter permease, protein MNKIWLIMQREFLNRVQKKSFLVATILVPLIFPAVIAIMAFILMKQEKSAGVSVIEVLDESGKMSFENSSKFEFVPISGTLESAKVTYNESSHFALLYIPAFDLTKPEGMVLYTKENPSVRKIGDLENILEGKIHDLKLEQFNIDKETLKGLKTSVSLKSISLSESGEEKDSNTGMLYILGFILGVLIYMFVLIYGMQIMLGVIEEKTSKIVEVIVSSVKPFQLMMGKILGIASVGLLQFFIWALLISVLSTAAMSLFGLNMPQQQAMEQVMNQVDDPEVAEAMQSNEKIMNVMKSVSEIPYTYIVFNFAFYFLGGYLLYGALFAAVGSAVDSQQEAQQFTFPITLPLIIAYFGLFMFILNDPHSTASFWFSIIPFTSPVAMVGRLGYDPPLWQLILSQVLLIGGFIFTTWIAGRIYRVGILMHGTKVNYKVLAKWFMMKG, encoded by the coding sequence ATGAACAAGATATGGCTTATCATGCAGCGTGAATTTCTGAATCGGGTTCAGAAAAAATCGTTTCTCGTTGCCACCATTTTAGTACCGCTGATTTTTCCGGCTGTTATAGCCATCATGGCTTTTATTTTAATGAAGCAGGAAAAAAGTGCAGGCGTATCCGTAATTGAGGTGTTGGATGAAAGTGGAAAAATGAGCTTTGAAAATTCATCGAAGTTTGAATTTGTTCCGATTTCCGGTACACTCGAAAGCGCCAAAGTTACATACAACGAATCTTCGCACTTCGCCTTGCTATATATCCCCGCTTTTGATCTTACCAAGCCAGAGGGAATGGTACTGTACACCAAAGAAAACCCCAGCGTTCGAAAAATCGGTGACCTCGAAAATATATTGGAAGGAAAAATCCATGATTTGAAACTCGAACAATTTAACATCGATAAGGAGACACTTAAAGGGTTGAAAACTTCCGTTAGCCTGAAGTCGATAAGCTTGAGTGAATCAGGAGAGGAGAAAGACAGCAATACGGGTATGCTATACATTCTCGGTTTTATACTGGGTGTGCTCATTTACATGTTTGTATTGATTTATGGCATGCAGATTATGCTAGGTGTGATCGAAGAAAAGACAAGCAAAATTGTTGAAGTGATCGTTTCTTCCGTTAAGCCTTTTCAATTAATGATGGGTAAAATACTCGGTATTGCCTCTGTGGGATTGCTTCAGTTTTTCATTTGGGCGCTACTCATCAGCGTACTTTCTACCGCAGCGATGAGTTTGTTCGGCTTAAACATGCCGCAACAACAAGCCATGGAACAAGTAATGAATCAGGTCGATGACCCGGAAGTGGCGGAAGCCATGCAATCCAATGAAAAGATAATGAACGTTATGAAGTCGGTTAGTGAAATACCGTACACCTACATTGTGTTCAACTTTGCATTTTATTTCTTAGGCGGTTATTTACTATACGGTGCATTGTTCGCGGCCGTTGGTTCAGCGGTTGATTCACAACAAGAGGCTCAACAATTTACGTTCCCCATTACGTTGCCATTGATTATCGCCTACTTTGGGTTGTTCATGTTTATCCTGAATGATCCGCACAGTACGGCTAGTTTCTGGTTTTCCATAATACCCTTTACCTCACCGGTTGCTATGGTAGGCCGTTTGGGTTACGATCCGCCACTGTGGCAATTGATACTTTCTCAAGTACTCCTGATTGGCGGTTTCATTTTTACCACCTGGATTGCCGGAAGAATTTACCGCGTGGGTATTTTAATGCACGGCACCAAAGTAAACTACAAGGTGCTGGCCAAGTGGTTTATGATGAAAGGATAA
- a CDS encoding ATP-binding cassette domain-containing protein: MEALTAKSVTKRYTQHTALDDVSITIPEKSIYGLLGPNGAGKTTLIRIINQIIDSDSGDISIFNEKLSPKHIGTIGYLPEERGLYKKLKVGEQLLYLAQLKGMTKAEALDKLKVWLTKFEIKDWWNKKVEDLSKGMAQKVQFVSTVLHEPKLIILDEPFSGFDPINAQLITNEILELRDKGSTIIFSTHRMETVEALCDHIALINKSKKILEGPKKQIKDAYKTNTFLVEHIGNNFSLPADQYDLLEQHQVEDNYHHSTIRVRGAGSPNQLIRDLVDRTEVHSFVEKIPTMSEIFISLVKEDPSL, translated from the coding sequence GTGGAAGCCTTAACCGCCAAAAGCGTTACCAAACGCTACACGCAACACACTGCGCTCGATGATGTATCCATCACCATCCCTGAAAAAAGTATTTACGGCCTTTTAGGACCCAATGGTGCAGGAAAAACAACCCTGATCCGGATAATCAACCAGATTATTGATTCCGACAGCGGTGACATTTCCATCTTCAACGAAAAACTTAGCCCGAAGCACATAGGTACCATTGGCTACCTGCCGGAAGAACGCGGCTTATATAAAAAGCTGAAGGTAGGTGAACAGTTGTTGTACCTGGCACAGCTTAAAGGCATGACGAAAGCCGAAGCGTTAGACAAACTGAAAGTGTGGCTCACCAAGTTTGAAATCAAAGATTGGTGGAACAAAAAAGTGGAAGACCTGAGTAAGGGTATGGCACAAAAAGTTCAGTTTGTAAGCACGGTGCTGCATGAACCAAAGCTTATCATTTTGGATGAGCCTTTCTCAGGATTCGATCCGATAAATGCCCAATTAATCACGAACGAAATTCTCGAGTTGCGCGATAAGGGTTCTACCATCATTTTTTCCACGCACCGCATGGAAACGGTTGAGGCTTTGTGTGATCACATTGCGTTGATCAATAAGTCGAAGAAAATTCTGGAAGGACCCAAGAAGCAGATCAAAGATGCCTACAAAACCAACACGTTTTTAGTTGAACATATCGGAAATAATTTTAGCCTGCCGGCTGATCAATACGATTTACTCGAGCAACATCAGGTAGAAGATAATTATCATCATTCCACCATTCGCGTACGGGGTGCAGGCAGCCCCAACCAATTAATTCGCGACCTGGTAGATCGGACCGAAGTGCACAGCTTTGTAGAAAAAATTCCAACCATGAGCGAAATTTTTATCAGTCTGGTAAAAGAAGATCCATCCCTGTAA
- the dnaJ gene encoding molecular chaperone DnaJ, whose amino-acid sequence MAKRDYYEILGVSKGATPEEIKKAYRKVAIQFHPDKNPGNKEAEEKFKEAAEAYEVLSDADKRAQYDRFGHARGNGGFGGGHTMDMEDIFSQFGDIFGGGSPFDSFFGGGGGRRRQRKGSNLRIKLKLSLDEIANGAEKKIKVNRLVQAEGVTFKTCTTCQGTGQMRKVVNTMLGQMVSTTTCPQCNGNGQTIDKRPAGVDSSGLTSKEEIISVKIPAGVSDGMQLSMSGKGNEAPGGGIAGDLLILIEEQEDKVLKRDGNNLIYDLHISFIDAALGTSVEVPSISGKVKIKIDPGTQSGKILRLRGKGIKDINGYETGDQLIYVNVWTPKRLSPEEKTILENLRNSPNFTPHPDASDKGFFEKMKEFFH is encoded by the coding sequence ATGGCAAAAAGAGATTATTACGAAATACTGGGCGTAAGCAAAGGCGCAACTCCTGAAGAAATCAAAAAAGCCTACCGCAAGGTGGCCATTCAATTTCACCCCGATAAAAATCCGGGCAACAAGGAAGCCGAAGAAAAATTCAAGGAAGCTGCTGAAGCGTATGAAGTATTAAGCGATGCCGATAAGCGTGCGCAGTACGATCGCTTTGGTCACGCACGTGGCAACGGTGGCTTTGGCGGTGGCCACACCATGGACATGGAAGATATCTTCAGCCAGTTTGGCGATATCTTCGGTGGCGGAAGTCCGTTCGACAGTTTCTTTGGGGGAGGTGGTGGCCGCAGGCGCCAGCGCAAAGGATCGAATCTGCGCATCAAGCTCAAACTTTCGTTGGATGAAATTGCCAACGGTGCAGAGAAAAAAATAAAAGTAAACCGGCTTGTTCAGGCCGAAGGGGTAACCTTTAAAACCTGTACTACCTGCCAAGGCACCGGCCAAATGCGCAAAGTGGTAAACACCATGCTCGGCCAGATGGTCTCCACAACAACTTGTCCGCAGTGTAATGGTAATGGCCAAACCATTGATAAGCGGCCTGCAGGTGTTGACAGTTCGGGGTTAACATCCAAAGAAGAAATCATCTCCGTAAAAATTCCTGCTGGCGTAAGCGATGGCATGCAACTCTCCATGTCAGGCAAAGGAAATGAAGCGCCCGGTGGTGGCATAGCAGGCGATCTTTTGATCTTGATTGAAGAGCAGGAAGACAAAGTACTAAAGCGCGATGGCAACAACCTGATTTACGATCTGCACATCAGTTTTATTGATGCTGCATTGGGAACTTCGGTTGAAGTGCCTTCCATTAGTGGAAAGGTTAAAATCAAGATTGATCCGGGAACACAAAGCGGCAAAATTTTACGCTTGCGCGGAAAGGGGATTAAAGACATCAACGGCTATGAAACCGGGGATCAGCTCATTTATGTAAATGTGTGGACCCCAAAACGGTTAAGTCCCGAAGAAAAGACCATTCTCGAAAACCTTCGAAATTCTCCCAATTTCACCCCTCATCCGGATGCCTCCGACAAGGGATTTTTTGAGAAAATGAAGGAATTTTTCCATTGA
- a CDS encoding nucleotide exchange factor GrpE — MENNPQTEQDLQKETMPEGPEGVTPEDSPESFETLNGGDESKFQSEIKKLQDELAEAKDKYLRLYSEFENFRRRTSKEKLEMIQVANEQLVVSLLPVMDDFERAEKAFQGTESKELEGFMLIYNKFKKTLEQSGVKPMDIKPGADFDADVHEAITQVPAPEEKLKGKIVDVVERGYVLNDKVIRYAKVVVGQ; from the coding sequence ATGGAAAACAACCCGCAAACTGAACAGGATTTGCAGAAAGAGACTATGCCCGAGGGGCCTGAAGGTGTAACCCCTGAGGATTCACCCGAGTCGTTTGAAACGCTGAATGGTGGGGATGAGTCTAAATTTCAGTCAGAAATCAAAAAACTACAGGACGAATTGGCAGAGGCGAAGGATAAATATTTACGCTTGTATTCTGAGTTTGAAAACTTCAGGCGCAGAACCTCAAAGGAAAAACTGGAGATGATTCAGGTAGCCAACGAGCAACTGGTGGTTTCGTTATTGCCGGTTATGGATGATTTTGAGCGCGCGGAAAAAGCATTCCAGGGAACCGAAAGTAAAGAACTGGAAGGTTTCATGCTTATCTATAACAAGTTCAAAAAAACGTTGGAGCAAAGCGGTGTTAAGCCGATGGATATAAAACCCGGTGCCGATTTTGATGCTGATGTGCACGAGGCCATCACACAGGTACCCGCCCCGGAAGAAAAACTAAAGGGAAAAATTGTTGACGTGGTTGAACGCGGCTATGTATTGAACGATAAAGTTATTCGCTACGCCAAAGTAGTGGTTGGTCAATAA
- the obgE gene encoding GTPase ObgE, whose product MSSPNFIDHVKFCSRSGAGGAGCLHFHREKFVPKGGPDGGDGGRGGHIILRGNKQMWTLLHLKYRKHIIAESGKPGESQNCTGAEGKDEIIDVPLGTVARDAETGEVRVEITEDGQEYILTPGGRGGRGNLFFATSTRQAPNFAQPGEPGKEEWIVLELKLLADVGLVGFPNAGKSTLLSVVSAAKPKIADYPFTTLTPNLGVVSYRDEKSFVMADIPGIIEGAAEGRGLGIRFLRHIERNSLLLFLVPADSKDIRQEYEVLLNELKKYNPELLDKKRLLAISKSDMLDEELMEAIKKELPTDLPTVFISSVTNKGLTELKDLIWRNLH is encoded by the coding sequence GTGTCATCTCCAAACTTTATTGATCACGTAAAATTCTGCTCCCGGTCAGGAGCTGGCGGTGCTGGCTGTTTGCACTTTCATCGCGAAAAGTTTGTACCAAAAGGCGGGCCGGATGGTGGCGATGGAGGCCGCGGTGGTCATATCATTTTAAGGGGCAACAAACAAATGTGGACGTTGCTCCACTTAAAATACCGCAAACACATTATTGCTGAATCGGGTAAACCGGGCGAATCACAAAACTGTACTGGCGCAGAAGGAAAAGATGAAATTATTGACGTGCCCCTCGGCACCGTAGCACGCGATGCCGAAACCGGTGAAGTGCGTGTAGAAATTACAGAAGACGGACAGGAATACATTCTTACCCCTGGTGGTCGTGGGGGAAGAGGAAATTTATTTTTTGCAACCTCCACGCGGCAGGCACCCAATTTTGCACAACCCGGAGAGCCCGGCAAAGAAGAGTGGATTGTTCTCGAACTGAAATTATTAGCCGATGTCGGACTGGTAGGTTTCCCGAATGCGGGTAAGTCAACACTGCTCTCCGTTGTATCGGCAGCCAAACCAAAAATTGCCGATTATCCGTTCACTACACTCACACCAAATCTGGGTGTGGTTTCTTATCGCGATGAAAAATCGTTTGTGATGGCCGACATTCCCGGCATCATTGAAGGCGCTGCAGAAGGTCGCGGGCTAGGAATTCGTTTTCTCCGCCACATCGAACGCAATTCGTTATTGTTGTTTCTGGTGCCAGCCGATTCAAAAGACATCCGACAGGAATATGAAGTGCTGTTGAATGAATTAAAGAAGTACAATCCCGAGCTGCTTGATAAAAAGCGTCTGCTCGCCATTTCCAAATCCGATATGCTGGATGAAGAGTTGATGGAAGCCATCAAAAAAGAACTTCCCACTGATCTGCCCACCGTGTTCATTTCATCGGTTACAAACAAAGGCCTGACCGAACTGAAAGACCTGATCTGGAGAAATCTCCACTAA
- a CDS encoding adenylate kinase encodes MINLVLFGPPGAGKGTQSAKLIEKYQLIHISTGDLFRKHLKEGTPLGKLAQEYMSKGNLVPDQVVIDMVDDKIKNSGNISGIIFDGFPRTVKQAEALDALLKKKNTGITTLVELMVNEDELKKRLAERAHKENRPDDAKPEVIENRIAVYKAETVPVAEHYKKLGKYSAVVGVGDIEQIFTNLCREIDNHLLS; translated from the coding sequence ATGATTAACCTTGTACTCTTTGGCCCTCCAGGTGCCGGCAAAGGCACGCAAAGCGCTAAACTCATCGAAAAGTATCAGCTCATTCACATCTCTACAGGTGATTTATTCCGCAAACACCTCAAAGAAGGAACACCTCTTGGTAAGCTTGCGCAGGAATATATGAGCAAAGGAAACCTGGTACCCGATCAGGTAGTGATTGATATGGTGGATGATAAAATCAAAAACAGTGGTAACATCAGCGGTATCATTTTCGATGGGTTTCCACGCACGGTAAAACAAGCCGAAGCACTGGATGCTTTACTGAAGAAGAAAAATACAGGCATCACCACACTGGTTGAGTTGATGGTGAACGAAGATGAGTTGAAGAAACGCCTGGCTGAACGGGCACACAAAGAAAACCGGCCCGATGATGCCAAACCGGAAGTAATTGAAAACCGGATTGCCGTGTACAAAGCAGAGACAGTTCCGGTAGCGGAGCACTATAAAAAACTTGGTAAGTATTCGGCTGTGGTAGGTGTGGGTGATATTGAACAGATTTTTACAAACCTGTGTCGCGAAATTGATAATCACCTTTTGTCATAA
- the hpt gene encoding hypoxanthine phosphoribosyltransferase, producing the protein MKIKDLTFKKFISAEKIDAKVKEVAQQLREDYHDKTPLFLPILNGSFIFAADLIRHVDLPCRVSFVKHSSYQGTASTGQLKTLIGLNESIFNQDIIIVEDIMDTGLTLSKVVEELRSLGTRSVEIATLIRKAPAREHAIQPKYVGFDIDDEFVLGYGLDYEGLGRNLRDIYKQSV; encoded by the coding sequence ATGAAGATCAAGGATCTGACCTTTAAAAAGTTTATTTCCGCTGAAAAAATTGATGCGAAAGTAAAGGAAGTGGCGCAACAACTTCGTGAAGACTACCACGACAAAACACCTTTGTTTTTACCCATTCTCAACGGTTCATTCATTTTCGCTGCCGATTTAATCCGGCATGTTGACTTGCCCTGTCGGGTTTCGTTTGTAAAACATTCTTCCTACCAGGGTACCGCCAGCACCGGTCAGTTGAAAACATTAATCGGCTTGAATGAAAGCATCTTCAACCAGGATATCATCATTGTTGAAGACATCATGGATACAGGCCTTACGTTAAGTAAAGTAGTGGAAGAACTCCGAAGTTTAGGTACGCGCTCCGTTGAAATTGCAACGCTTATCCGAAAGGCACCTGCTCGTGAACACGCGATTCAGCCCAAATATGTTGGCTTTGATATTGACGATGAGTTTGTGCTCGGCTACGGCCTCGATTATGAAGGGCTTGGCCGCAACTTGCGCGATATTTATAAACAATCCGTATAG
- a CDS encoding Gfo/Idh/MocA family oxidoreductase yields the protein MKTNRRKFLQTTALAGAAFSILPSSSLFAQDKTQKVRLGFIGVGLRGQNHLDLALRRNDVDVVALCDIQQRMMDMSLSLVQKAGKPKPQVILEGPYGYRKLLENKNIDAVIISTPWEWHTIQCLDAMNAKKIVGCEVITGSTVEECWELVQTSERTGMPLMMLENVCYRRDVMAVMNMVRQNIFGELIHLQGGYQHDLREVKFNDGVKPYGGGVEFGEKGFSEAQWRTEHSIHRDGDLYPTHGIGPIAMMLNINRGNRFTELVSYSSKARGLHDYIVKTAGEDHPNAKVNFKLGDVVTTMIKCANDETILLQHDTNLPRPYSLGFRVQGTNGLWMDLNKSIYIEGKSKQPHRWEEAQPWLDQYDHPLWKKYANDAAGAGHGGMDWFVLNAFIESIKRKTPPPMDVYDAVTWSAITPLSETSIRMGGETVAFPDFTKGQWMFRKNTFAIDDAY from the coding sequence ATGAAAACCAATCGCAGAAAATTCCTTCAAACCACAGCCCTGGCTGGTGCAGCATTTTCCATCCTTCCTTCCTCTTCATTGTTTGCCCAAGATAAAACACAAAAAGTAAGGCTTGGATTTATTGGTGTTGGCTTACGCGGACAAAATCACCTTGATCTCGCATTACGCAGAAACGATGTGGACGTAGTGGCCCTATGCGACATACAACAACGCATGATGGACATGAGCCTGAGCCTGGTGCAAAAAGCAGGAAAGCCGAAACCACAGGTAATTCTGGAAGGACCATACGGGTACAGAAAATTGTTGGAGAACAAAAACATTGATGCGGTCATTATCTCCACACCGTGGGAATGGCACACCATACAATGCCTCGATGCCATGAACGCTAAAAAAATTGTAGGATGTGAAGTAATTACTGGCAGTACAGTCGAAGAATGTTGGGAACTGGTGCAAACATCCGAACGAACCGGTATGCCTTTGATGATGCTGGAAAACGTTTGCTACAGGCGCGATGTGATGGCGGTGATGAACATGGTGCGACAAAATATTTTTGGCGAGTTGATTCACCTGCAAGGCGGCTATCAACATGATTTGCGCGAAGTGAAATTCAACGATGGCGTAAAACCCTATGGTGGTGGCGTGGAGTTTGGTGAGAAAGGATTTTCGGAAGCACAATGGCGAACGGAACATTCTATTCACCGCGATGGTGACTTGTATCCTACGCACGGCATCGGTCCCATTGCCATGATGCTCAACATCAATCGCGGCAACCGGTTTACCGAATTGGTTTCGTATTCATCAAAGGCACGCGGACTACATGATTACATCGTAAAAACCGCTGGCGAAGATCATCCGAATGCAAAAGTGAATTTCAAGTTGGGCGATGTAGTCACCACCATGATCAAGTGTGCGAACGATGAAACCATTTTGTTGCAGCACGATACCAATTTGCCACGACCTTATTCATTAGGCTTTCGTGTTCAGGGCACGAATGGCCTGTGGATGGATTTGAATAAATCCATTTACATTGAAGGCAAGAGCAAACAGCCACACCGGTGGGAAGAAGCGCAACCGTGGCTCGATCAATATGATCATCCGCTGTGGAAAAAATATGCGAACGATGCAGCCGGTGCCGGCCATGGCGGCATGGACTGGTTTGTGTTGAATGCATTTATTGAGTCCATCAAACGCAAAACACCACCACCGATGGATGTATATGATGCCGTAACGTGGAGCGCCATTACACCTTTATCAGAAACCTCCATACGAATGGGTGGCGAAACTGTAGCCTTCCCCGATTTCACCAAAGGTCAATGGATGTTTCGAAAAAATACGTTTGCAATCGATGACGCTTACTGA
- a CDS encoding M20/M25/M40 family metallo-hydrolase produces the protein MPRNKKTETTAGSEYRLLKQLCEVHAPSGEEFALKDFLLKYISKAKKSWKTQPVIIHGEDEFQDCLLLKFGKPRTAIFAHMDSIGFTVRYFNQLLPIGSPEADMGTKLVGHDSKGPIECELEYDKENHAFYRFGRSIDRGTSLTYKIDFRETKQYIQTAYLDNRLGIYVALKIAETLKDGVIAFSCWEEHGGGSVPYLAKYMHEQWGVRQALIADITWVSDGVEPGKGVAISMRDRNIPRKKFVNRIIDIAQKHKLEHQLEVEGMGSSDGRELQTSPYPFDWCFVGAPQQNPHTPHERVHKHDIKSMIALYEKLMKDL, from the coding sequence ATGCCGCGGAATAAAAAAACAGAAACTACTGCCGGAAGCGAATACCGGCTGCTCAAGCAACTGTGCGAAGTGCACGCCCCATCGGGTGAAGAGTTCGCATTAAAAGACTTTTTATTGAAGTACATCAGCAAAGCAAAAAAATCATGGAAAACGCAACCGGTAATTATTCACGGTGAAGATGAATTTCAGGATTGTTTGTTATTGAAATTTGGTAAACCCCGCACAGCCATTTTCGCCCACATGGACAGCATTGGGTTTACGGTGCGGTATTTCAATCAACTCTTACCCATTGGAAGCCCCGAAGCCGACATGGGCACCAAACTGGTTGGCCACGACAGCAAAGGACCGATTGAGTGTGAGCTTGAATACGATAAAGAAAATCATGCCTTTTATCGTTTCGGGCGTTCCATCGATCGCGGCACTTCGCTCACCTATAAAATCGATTTCCGCGAAACAAAGCAATACATTCAAACTGCCTATTTAGATAATAGACTTGGCATTTATGTAGCACTAAAAATTGCAGAGACATTAAAAGATGGTGTTATCGCCTTTAGTTGTTGGGAAGAACATGGCGGAGGCTCCGTTCCGTATCTCGCCAAATACATGCACGAGCAATGGGGTGTACGCCAGGCACTCATTGCCGACATCACCTGGGTTTCGGATGGTGTAGAGCCTGGTAAAGGTGTGGCTATTTCCATGCGCGACCGGAACATTCCGCGAAAAAAATTTGTGAATCGGATTATTGACATCGCCCAGAAACATAAACTTGAGCACCAACTGGAAGTGGAAGGCATGGGCTCCAGCGATGGACGCGAATTACAAACGTCACCCTATCCATTCGACTGGTGTTTTGTAGGTGCGCCTCAACAAAATCCGCACACTCCGCATGAGCGCGTGCATAAACATGACATTAAAAGTATGATTGCCTTGTATGAGAAGTTGATGAAAGACTTATAG
- the upp gene encoding uracil phosphoribosyltransferase, translating into MTFILNQVNSVANGMLKELRDKSLQQDRARFRQNVEKLGSILAYEISKQLPYVAERIETPLGISTIPVLSEQPVLVTVLRAGLPFFQGFQYFFDKADSGFIGAYRKENGEDIAINLEYLAAPDLTGKHLIMIDPMLATGKSFVKSIEALLSHGKPAHVHIAALVAAPEGIAFLKEKLQLPYSVYTCALDEKLNAQSYIVPGLGDAGDLCFGEKL; encoded by the coding sequence ATGACATTCATTTTAAATCAGGTTAATTCCGTTGCCAATGGCATGTTAAAAGAATTGCGAGATAAAAGCCTTCAACAGGATCGCGCCCGATTCAGGCAAAACGTAGAGAAGCTGGGTTCCATACTGGCCTATGAAATTTCAAAGCAATTGCCTTATGTTGCTGAGCGCATTGAAACGCCTTTGGGTATTTCAACTATTCCGGTTTTGTCGGAGCAACCGGTGTTGGTTACGGTGTTGCGTGCAGGCCTGCCGTTCTTTCAGGGTTTTCAATATTTTTTTGATAAAGCCGATAGCGGATTTATCGGGGCGTACCGGAAAGAAAACGGAGAAGACATTGCCATTAACCTGGAGTACCTGGCAGCGCCCGATCTCACCGGTAAGCACTTAATTATGATTGATCCCATGTTGGCTACGGGAAAATCGTTTGTGAAATCAATCGAAGCCTTGTTATCGCATGGCAAGCCCGCGCATGTGCATATTGCCGCGTTAGTAGCTGCACCGGAAGGGATTGCTTTTTTAAAGGAGAAACTTCAGTTGCCTTATTCTGTATATACTTGCGCCCTCGATGAAAAGTTGAATGCCCAATCGTACATTGTGCCCGGGTTGGGCGATGCAGGAGATTTGTGTTTTGGTGAAAAATTATAA
- a CDS encoding prohibitin family protein has product MRLILYVTLMVMLGSCAVIRQGEVGVKRKFGKLETQSLGPGMYSVNPFFARMLKTSVQTENLEVRLRLPSKEGLTINSEISILYSVQKDKVPQIFTEIGLDYENTAILPVFRSAAADVSANFMAKDMHSGQRSVIETQIKKRMEEVLAGRGFIIEQVLMKSIELPTELSRAIERKLEAEQESQRMEFVLDRERREAERRKIEAEGTRDAQQILSQGLSKEIIELRSIEAFRELANSPNTKIIITDGKTPYLIQPKE; this is encoded by the coding sequence ATGCGACTTATACTGTATGTAACCTTGATGGTCATGCTAGGTTCATGTGCCGTCATCAGGCAAGGTGAAGTGGGTGTTAAACGAAAGTTCGGCAAACTCGAAACCCAAAGTCTGGGGCCGGGCATGTACTCGGTTAATCCGTTTTTTGCACGCATGCTGAAAACCAGCGTGCAAACAGAAAACCTGGAAGTGCGATTGCGTTTGCCCAGCAAAGAGGGCCTCACCATCAATTCAGAAATTTCCATTCTGTATAGTGTACAGAAAGATAAAGTGCCGCAAATTTTTACAGAGATCGGATTGGATTATGAAAACACCGCCATCCTTCCGGTGTTTCGTTCTGCCGCTGCGGATGTATCAGCCAATTTCATGGCCAAGGATATGCACTCTGGTCAGCGCTCGGTAATTGAAACGCAGATTAAAAAACGAATGGAAGAAGTATTGGCGGGTCGTGGCTTTATAATTGAACAGGTGTTGATGAAGAGCATTGAGCTGCCCACGGAACTTTCGCGCGCGATAGAACGCAAACTGGAAGCCGAACAGGAATCGCAGCGCATGGAGTTTGTGCTGGACCGTGAACGCAGGGAAGCTGAGCGTAGAAAAATTGAAGCTGAAGGAACACGCGATGCACAACAAATTCTTTCGCAAGGCTTAAGCAAGGAGATTATTGAGTTACGCAGCATTGAAGCGTTTCGGGAGTTGGCCAATTCGCCCAACACAAAAATTATCATTACTGATGGCAAAACGCCTTACCTGATACAACCGAAAGAGTAA